A stretch of Gossypium hirsutum isolate 1008001.06 chromosome A06, Gossypium_hirsutum_v2.1, whole genome shotgun sequence DNA encodes these proteins:
- the LOC107962552 gene encoding uncharacterized protein isoform X5, whose protein sequence is MAFDQNSIQEDLRPLNVARIVTEEPQIADAVAATNNTRGASIDGFLPNSPRELETYGGAMRVLYPATVTDAGFASLGYGNVVPLTPGVPAWRPHMPMPVPVGNSSMNLVGGFGYSPNLGNMVAANAVHQVSNDVVAGHGYSPSLGNRISGNRSDQLSHDRVTVGLAHSCNMGNKVSGNGNELIGGVGYKSNSGVGSNGNGADQVNDEGGDDSVSGKKVKFLCSFGGKILPRPSDGVLRYVGGQTRIISVRRDVSFTEFVQKMMDTYGQPVVIKYQLPDEDLDALVSVSCSDDLVNMMDEYEKVIERSSDGSAKPRVFLFSASELDPSGTVQFGDLHDNGQKYVEAVNGIVNGAAGGIARKESIASATSTPNSDISGSEAVDSSGAVQGDVGGPPSTNLLSPRGNSPISGVHLGSPVVNISPQTLSSQLEFEAGRTVRLASTQQQLGYDLQQHYASTHVDPRHEVTSHTEYMQFAPQMEFSNPKFVANTGSVFNQQQPQENAPHQYIPAFNMTMTPSISHVVVRPAPFQPLLQHQQTPLEHYPDQNALGTRIIQHPVYQSHNIYQAEIPSAMVAGGYTFHHTPQTEHVVFSDGSLQQIKVTTPAKIPSIEDCFMCQKALPHVHSDPLVQDQRDGGATPMVNADSSYHGLHQEDSMRISSVNKVVVTAPIGDGIAHQQAGVQQLGHVDHQVGGLKSEAVGSSQNPDAPYGHEGNISPITDNSDHPRIPASLGLMGLASEFQSPYVLPTQYQFQKEVPHVEAIGIHALEQPVHETSRVPAVPKKDSVDPNHLIQIDRMMEPLQMSNEQSSLPIDKTRKEDILDEKSPHIVGEELLLDNLVTHGRPKVGVEVQYGNPPFSGVESAHTLGFDEVSLMQQKIVQCNTEAVPSNANSQAYFSPSNRGGDVLDSSNSLFSNQDPWNLQQHAYFPPPKPNKIQTKKELLALREDRDPFGENQAVIGGESNIELEDEVYQPLSHLNENLSSDHTQSMKGSGEELIKEELQAVAEEVAASVFRSSTHSNPDVPAETNASGNEGYQDTDVLPSDIKLQHKAKFEELKTKQPDRTNFGLRVSDGIGGLQVIKDSDLEELWELGSGTFGTVYHGKWRGTDVAIKRINDRCFAGKPSEQERMIDDFWNEAIKLADLHHPNVVAFYGVVLDGPGGSVATVTEYMVSGSLRDALQKSERNLDKCKRLLIAMDVAFGMEYLHGKNIVHFDLKSDNLLVNLRDPHRPICKVGDLGLSKLKCQTLISGGVRGTLPWMAPELLNGSNSLVSEKVVL, encoded by the exons ATGGCATTTGATCAAAATTCAATACAAGAAGATCTTAGACCATTGAATGTAGCTAGAATTGTAACTGAAGAGCCCCAAATTGCGGATGCGGTGGCTGCCACTAATAATACCCGCGGTGCAAGCATTGACGGGTTTCTTCCCAACTCGCCTCGGGAGCTTGAGACTTATGGTGGTGCCATGCGTGTTCTTTATCCAGCAACGGTGACTGATGCCGGTTTTGCAAGTTTAGGATATGGGAATGTAGTGCCCTTGACACCGGGTGTCCCTGCATGGAGACCTCACATGCCTATGCCTGTGCCGGTTGGGAATTCAAGTATGAACCTGGTTGGCGGGTTCGGTTATAGTCCGAATTTGGGCAATATGGTGGCTGCTAATGCCGTGCATCAGGTTAGTAATGATGTGGTAGCTGGGCATGGTTATAGTCCTAGTCTGGGCAATAGGATTAGTGGGAATAGGAGTGATCAATTGAGTCACGATAGGGTGACTGTAGGCTTAGCTCATAGTTGTAATATGGGAAACAAGGTtagtggtaatgggaatgaattAATAGGTGGGGTTGGTTATAAATCAAATTCAGGAGTTGGAAGTAATGGCAATGGTGCTGATCAGGTTAATGATGAGGGTGGGGATGATTCTGTGTCTGGGAAAAAGGTTAAGTTTTTGTGTAGTTTTGGGGGGAAGATATTGCCTAGACCAAGTGATGGGGTGTTGAGATATGTAGGGGGGCAGACAAGGATTATTAGTGTTAGAAGAGATGTGAGCTTTACTGAGTTTGTGCAAAAAATGATGGATACTTATGGGCAACCTGTGGTTATCAAGTACCAGCTTCCTGATGAGGACCTTGATGCATTAGTTTCCGTTTCATGCTCCGATGATCTTGTTAATATGATGGATGAGTATGAGAAAGTGATTGAAAGGTCTTCAGATGGATCTgctaaaccaagggtatttttgtTTTCGGCTTCGGAACTTGATCCTTCCGGTACGGTTCAATTCGGGGATTTGCATGACAATGGGCAGAAATATGTTGAGGCAGTAAATGGAATTGTGAATGGAGCTGCTGGTGGCATCGCACGTAAGGAGAGCATAGCAAGTGCGACTTCAACACCAAACTCTGATATTAGTGGGAGTGAAGCTGTTGATAGCTCAGGTGCTGTTCAAGGGGATGTTGGTGGACCTCCATCAACAAACTTGTTGTCACCTAGAGGGAATTCACCTATTTCCGGTGTTCATTTAGGAAGCCCGGTAGTTAATATCAGTCCTCAAACACTTTCGTCTCAACTTGAGTTTGAGGCTGGGAGGACGGTGCGGCTTGCTTCAACACAGCAGCAATTGGGATATGATCTGCAGCAACACTATGCATCTACACATGTTGATCCTCGCCATGAAGTTACAAGCCATACCGAATATATGCAGTTTGCACCTCAAATGGAGTTCTCAAATCCTAAGTTCGTGGCAAATACTGGTTCTGTGTTCAATCAACAGCAGCCTCAAGAAAATGCCCCTCATCAGTACATTCCTGCTTTTAACATGACTATGACTCCCTCCATCTCTCATGTTGTTGTTAGACCAGCACCGTTTCAGCCGCTGTTGCAACACCAACAAACTCCATTGGAGCATTATCCTGATCAAAATGCATTAGGAACAAGGATAATTCAGCATCCTGTTTATCAGAGCCACAATATTTATCAGGCCGAGATTCCATCAGCAATGGTTGCAGGAGGTTATACTTTCCATCATACTCCACAAACTGAGCATGTCGTCTTCTCAGATGGATCATTGCAGCAGATCAAAGTAACTACTCCAGCGAAGATCCCCAGTATCGAGGACTGCTTTATGTGTCAAAAGGCATTGCCTCATGTGCATTCTGATCCTTTGGTGCAGGACCAAAGAGATGGTGGCGCAACACCTATGGTGAATGCAGATTCTAGTTATCATGGTCTGCATCAAGAAGACTCAATGAGAATTTCATCAGTGAATAAAGTTGTGGTGACCGCACCGATAGGGGATGGCATTGCTCACCAGCAAGCTGGGGTGCAACAACTTGGCCATGTTGATCATCAAGTTGGTGGATTGAAGTCAGAGGCAGTTGGATCCTCTCAAAATCCTGATGCACCATATGGACATGAAGGGAATATTTCCCCAATAACAGATAATTCTGATCACCCTAGGATTCCAGCAAGCCTAGGTTTGATGGGTTTGGCAAGTGAGTTTCAATCACCATATGTTTTGCCAACTCAATACCAGTTCCAAAAGGAGGTTCCACATGTTGAGGCAATTGGCATTCATGCTTTAGAACAGCCAGTGCACGAAACGTCAAGGGTTCCTGCTGTACCTAAAAAAGATAGCGTAGACCCTAACCATCTGATCCAAATTGATAGGATGATGgagcctcttcaaatgagcaatGAGCAGAGTAGTTTACCTATTGATAAAACTAGAAAAGAAGATATCTTGGATGAAAAATCTCCACATATAGTTGGGGAAGAGTTGCTATTGGATAATCTAGTAACACATGGACGTCCAAAAGTTGGTGTTGAAGTTCAATATGGGAACCCTCCATTTTCTGGTGTTGAGTCAGCACATACATTGGGATTCGATGAAGTTTCTTTGATGCAGCAGAAGATTGTACAATGCAACACTGAAGCTGTTCCTTCTAATGCTAACAGCCAAGCTTACTTTTCACCATCCAATAGAGGTGGAGATGTTTTGGATTCCTCCAACTCACTTTTTAGCAATCAAGATCCTTGGAATCTACAACAACATGCTTACTTTCCTCCTCCTAAAcctaacaaaattcaaacaaagaAAGAATTATTGGCTCTGCGAGAGGACCGAGACCCTTTTGGAGAGAACCAGGCAGTAATTGGTGGGGAATCTAATATCGAATTGGAAGATGAAGTTTACCAGCCATTAAGCCATTTAAATGAGAATTTGAGTTCAGACCACACACAATCTATGAAAG GCTCAGGTGAGGAACTCATCAAGGAAGAACTACAAGCTGTTGCTGAAGAAGTAGCTGCTTCTGTTTTCCGGTCCTCTACTCATTCAAATCCTGACGTTCCAGCAGAGACCAATGCATCTGGTAATGAAGGCTATCAAGACACAGATGTCTTACCTAGTGACATTAAACTGCAACACAAAGCTAAATTTGAG GAATTAAAGACTAAACAGCCAGATAGAACAAATTTTGGTCTTCGAGTTTCGGATGGCATTGGTGGCTTGCAG GTTATAAAAGACAGTGACCTTGAAGAGCTGTGGGAGCTTGGTTCTGGCACCTTTGGTACCGTTTATCATGGGAAGTGGCGGGGTACTGATGTTGCAATTAAACGAATAAATGATAGATGTTTTGCCGGAAAACCCTCTGAACAAGAACGCATG ATTGATGATTTCTGGAATGAGGCAATTAAGCTTGCTGACTTGCATCATCCCAATGTTGTGGCTTTCTATGGTGTTGTACTTGATGGTCCTGGTGGTTCTGTAGCAACAGTGACGGAATATATGGTTAGTGGTTCTTTAAGAGATGCTTTACAGAAGAGCGAGAG GAACCTTGACAAGTGCAAGCGGCTTTTGATTGCCATGGATGTGGCCTTTGGAATGGAGTATTTGCATGGAAAGAATATAGTGCACTTTGATTTGAAGAGTGATAATTTACTTGTCAATCTTCGAGATCCTCACCGCCCAATATGCAAG GTTGGGGATTTGGGGCTATCAAAGCTGAAATGTCAAACTCTAATATCAGGTGGTGTGCGCGGAACACTTCCATGGATGGCGCCAGAACTTCTGAATGGCAGCAACAGTCTCGTGTCGGAAAAG